One segment of Clavelina lepadiformis chromosome 2, kaClaLepa1.1, whole genome shotgun sequence DNA contains the following:
- the LOC143445981 gene encoding adiponectin receptor protein 1-like has protein sequence MANNGLNQAYLDEDNGLHSFEDESLIQNKPTSKLNTKESNAYMRSGNIGSDDDDLNEADCLLVRTASCPELNALYKSSQSKKMKLSDDEDNTEGDDLFFGSQVNVQQSMHDAFDHSMQKAKEMGHQAKEKFHNAFDKVDRFAHKVWDGRWRVVSFFQLSEWQQDNEFLHHWHRPEMPSFRACFGSIFRLHTETGNIWTHLIGFILFVGICIYFLCLPATHFISEWQEKIVFFLFFLGAVLCLSFSTLFHTVGCHSERVFRIFGKLDYSGIALMIMGSFVPWIYYTFYCDTEPKIIYMSVVCILGISCIIISQWDKFSTAKYRGVRAILFAALGLSGIVPAGHTMVQQGFLRSVTVGQLGWLILMAVLYLLGAFLYARRIPERYFPGKCDLWFQSHQIFHILVVLAACVHFHGICNLQQSRFLHGGQCMVA, from the exons atggCTAATAATGGATTAAATCAAGCGTATCTTGATGAAGATAATGGCCTTCATTCTTTCGAGGATGaaagtttgatacaaaataAACCAACGAGTAAGCTTAATACAAAAGAATCAAATGCTTACATGCGTAGTGGTAATATTGGAAGCGATGATGATGATTTAAATGAAGCAGACTGTTTACTGGTTCGAACTGCATCATGCCCTGAACTTAAT GCTTTGTATAAATCTTCCCAATCGAAGAAAATGAAGCTATCTGATGATGAAGACAACACTGAAGGAGATGACTTGTTTTTTG GATCACAGGTGAATGTACAACAATCTATGCACGATGCATTTGACCATTCCATGCAAAAAGCTAAAGAAATGGGTCATCAGgctaaagaaaaatttcacaatGCTTTTGATAAAGTGGATAGGTTTGCCCATAAAGTTTGGGATGGCAG GTGGAGAGTTGTCTCATTCTTTCAATTGTCAGAATGGCAGCAGGACAATGAATTTTTACATCACTGGCATCGGCCTGAAATGCCAAGCTTTAGAGCTTGTTTTGGTTCCATATTTCGCCTTCATACTGAAACTGGAAACATCTGGACTCATCTAATAG GATTCATTCTGTTTGTTGGCATTTGCATTTATTTCCTGTGTTTGCCTGCGACCCACTTTATCAGCGAATGGCAGGAAAAGATTGTGTTTTTCCTCTTCTTCCTGGGCGCTGTCTTGTGTTTAAGTTTCTCAACATTATTCCATACTGTCGGTTGTCATTCGGAACGGGTTTTTAGGATATTCGGAAA GTTGGATTACTCAGGAATTGCTCTTATGATAATGGGTTCTTTTGTGCCGTGGATATATTATACATTCTACTGTGACACTGAGCCCAAG ATCATTTACATGTCTGTGGTTTGTATACTCGGCATTTCATGTATAATTATATCTCAGTGGGACAAGTTTAGCACAGCAAAATATCGGGGAGTGCGCGCAA ttttatttGCTGCTCTTGGCCTAAGTGGAATTGTCCCAGCAGGTCATACCATGGTCCAACAGGGTTTCTTGCGATCAGTCACCGTTGGCCAACTAGGCTGGCTCATCCTCATGGCGGTACTATATTTGTTAG GTGCTTTTCTATATGCAAGGCGAATACCAGAAAGATATTTTCCAGGCAAATGTGACCTATGG TTTCAGAGTCATCAGATTTTCCATATCTTAGTTGTTCTTGCCGCATGCGTCCATTTTCACGGCATATGCAACTTACAACAGTCAAGGTTTTTACACGGTGGCCAGTGTATGGTGGCTTAG
- the LOC143445982 gene encoding carbohydrate sulfotransferase 3-like: MKPCLSISKYRYRICLALFILGKVLAFYFVYEGVLHTLCSSHTPTKVNSAIKQEFEETISERTQTVLLLSEGTSDVDIVAEIFNQKNEVSYFYEPLYPLSDLRCNLHESLSLKILRNISKCQFTALAEAYDTAFKLTQKSDKSSRCLDFGVCFAESRNSKFYSRDAGICELGQNGEQICRKPFDLNFLSKHCSQSFLRVIKITNLCNMQWVGQLLNTSYVKTKVIHLLQDPRVTVHHRMGHGKTNLKVFRQVAGQVCKQLDTNVQYANDALSNNHWLQGRYLRVKMEEFHLDPVGMTQQIYDFIEINMNPQIQRWLFNNIPTATSDKGPTSETLHLKNNDWMPAWKEKFSGKKLFQVETICKDAVHRLGYKMFAKNLL, from the exons ATGAAACCTTGCTTATCTATATCTAAATATAGATACAGGATCTGTCTTGCTCTTTTCATACTGGGCAAGGTGCTTGCATTTTACTTTGTGTATGAAGGAGTATTGCACACCCTGTGTTCCAGTCATACACCAACCAAGGTTAATAGCGCCATCAAGCAGGAGTTTGAAGAAACGATAAGTGAAAGGACGCAGACCGTGTTATTGCTTTCAGAAGGGACTTCTGACGTAGACATAGTTGCGgaaattttcaatcaaaagAATGAAGTTTCTTATTTCTATGAGCCCTTATATCCATTATCCGATCTCCGTTGCAATTTACACGAATCACTGAGTTTGAAGATTTTAAGAAACATCAGCAAATGCCAGTTTACGGCATTAGCAGAAGCATATGACACAGCTTTCAAACTTACGCAGAAAAGTGACAAATCCAGCAG GTGTCTGGACTTTGGGGTTTGTTTTGCTGAAAGTAGGAACAGTAAGTTTTATTCTCGTGATGCTGGTATTTGTGAGCTTGGTCAAAACGGAGAACAAATATGCCGGAAACCCTTTGATCTGAACTTCCTATCCAAACACTGCAGCCAAAGTTTTCTTCgcgtaataaaaataacaaacctTTGTAACATGCAATGGGTCGGTCAACTGCTAAATACTTCATACGTGAAGACTAAAGTCATTCACTTACTACAAGACCCCAGGGTGACCGTGCATCACAGGATGGGTCACGGTAAAACGAACTTGAAAGTGTTCAg GCAAGTCGCTGGCCAAGTATGCAAACAGCTCGACACCAACGTGCAGTACGCTAATGACGCGCTGTCTAATAACCATTGGCTGCAGGGCCGATACTTGCGGGTTAAAATGGAAGAGTTTCACCTCGATCCTGTCGGAATGACGCAGCAAATCTACGACTTCATTGAAATTAACATGAATCCACAGATTCAAAGGTGGTTATTCAATAATATACCTACCGCGACATCTGACAAAGGACCTACAAGTGAAACATTACACTTGAAGAATAATGATTGGATGCCGGCCTGGAAAGAGAAGTTTTCCGgaaagaaattatttcaaGTCGAAACAATATGCAAAGACGCTGTGCACAGGCTTGgttacaaaatgtttgcaaaaaacttGCTATAG
- the LOC143445257 gene encoding serine/threonine-protein kinase NLK-like, with protein MNMVDIDKPIGYGAFGVVWAVKDPRDGKQVALKKMPNVFHNIMSAKRVLRELKMLCYFNHENVLSAVDVLPPVDSPYEEMYVITQLMHTDLHKIIVSQQPLTSDHLRLFLYQILRGLKYLHGAHILHRDVKPGNLLINSDCRLKICDFGLARLEEPDQSKYMTQEVVTQYYRAPELLLGARHYGAAVDIWSVGCIFAELLARRILFQANSPVAQIDMIYNLLGDRKTAVPLSQSSSNSRDRQSRAQLYKSVSRLPAPPSTFYHLAPHMTHESAHLLSRLLVWNPEKRVSCTEALRHVYLREGRMRYHTSLCRCCFIAADGIRHASEHEFEPVPDRVFNDSYEDQLHSVEDVRNAVTEFINSQPCGRKVPLRINPDSVVFPRFVASTVAHSQPATSPNA; from the exons ATGAACATGGTTGATATTGACAAGCCTATCGGATATGGAGCATTTGGAGTAGTATG GGCTGTAAAGGATCCACGAGATGGAAAGCAAGTTGCACTTAAGAAGATGCCAAACGTATTTCACAACATAATGTCAGCCAAGAGGGTTCTAAGAGAACTGAAAATGCTCTGCTACTTCAATCATGAAAAC gttCTTTCAGCAGTAGATGTTTTGCCTCCTGTCGACAGTCCATATGAAGAAAT GTACGTGATTACACAACTCATGCACACTGACCTGCACAAAATTATTGTTTCTCAGCAACCTCTGACATCTGATCATCTGCGCTTGTTCTTGTACCAAATTTTAAGAG GACTGAAATATCTTCATGGTGCTCACATTCTGCACAGAGATGTAAAACCAGGAAATCTGCTAATTAACAGCGATTGTCGCCTGAAAATCTGTGATTTTGGCTTGGCACGTCTGGAGGAACCTGATCAGTCTAAGTACATGACACAAGAGGTTGTCACCCAATATTACAG GGCACCCGAGTTATTATTAGGAGCTAGACATTACGGTGCAGCCGTTGACATTTGGAGTGTTGGTTGCATATTTGCTGAGTTATTGGCAAGAAGGATTTTATTTCAAGCAAACAGCCCAGTTGCTCAG ATTGACATGATCTATAACCTTCTCGGAGATCGCAAAACTGCCGTTCCGTTATCACAATCATCAAGTAATTCACGAGATCGACAGAGTCGTGCACAGCTGTACAAATCGGTATCGCGGCTTCCAGCACCACCAAGCACGTTTTATCATCTCGCCCCACACATGACTCACGAATCTGCTCACCTCTTGTCCAGATTGCTCGTCTGGAATCCG GAGAAACGTGTATCGTGTACCGAAGCATTGCGTCACGTTTATTTACGAGAAGGGCGAATGCGTTACCACACCAGTCTCTGTCGTTGTTGCTTTATAGCAGCAGACGGCATACGACATGCTTCAGAACACGAGTTTGAGCCGGTTCCAGACCGGGTTTTTAACGATTCCTACGAGGATCAACTACATTCTGTTGAAGACGTAAGAA ATGCGGTTACGGAATTCATAAACAGTCAACCGTGCGGTAGAAAAGTTCCGCTTCGGATCAACCCAGACAGCGTTGTATTCCCCCGTTTCGTGGCGTCCACAGTTGCCCATTCCCAGCCTGCTACCTCACCCAACGCCTGA
- the LOC143445256 gene encoding tryptase beta-2-like has product MISPKIIFLLCVVIKTCATKNGKTEAKSSECVDRWKGKCSKLWCRLLPEIMKNRCPRTCGMCERNECFCEQAWLGWSECSATCNGGVRNRSRICGAPASCGLEQNQTQQCNTIACGIWSPCSKFCGTGTRMRSRDCADIKGKCRPKYEDCNTTPCPSMTCPRGQVYRYNTSSSCCVPSLSPFKCGSFKLDSNIVGGTDSKPSEWPWMLLFRMGNKQSVNFVYCGGSLINSKWAITAAHCVTSWIYMPQHIRIQAGLKKIRGNGGQVSYGRRVVIHHFYNGVAFDVALVELETPFILASNENIDIGVSPICLPKGESTPIDAHCYAIGWGAADPFNVLISQHLQHVRLRNLNLSVCEHAYHNDSKSGFIDTSFLCVGKLSGGADTCIGDSGGPLVCQSSSSCSWYLAGITAFGSKTCGAPGKPGLYTKVEELEVWIDLMVNSNSTDEDFIFADQPGLS; this is encoded by the exons ATGATAAGCCCGAAGATTATCTTTCTGCTGTGCGTCGTCATAAAAACATGTGCTACAAAAA ATGGAAAAACTGAAGCGAAAAGCAG CGAGTGCGTTGACCGCTGGAAAGGCAAGTGCTCCAAGCTTTGGTGCAGGCTGTTGCCAGAAATCATGAAGAATCGTTGCCCCAGGACATGCGGAATGTGTGAAAGAAACGAATGCTTCTGCGAGCAAG CTTGGTTAGGTTGGAGCGAGTGCAGTGCAACATGCAACGGTGGAGTCAGGAACAGAAGTCGGATTTGTGGCGCTCCAGCAAGCTGTGGACTCGAGCAAAATCAAACTCAGCAATGTAACACAATTGCGTGTGGAA TTTGGAGTCcttgttcaaaattttgcgGCACAGGAACACGAATGCGATCGAGAGATTGTGCAGACATTAAAGGAAAATGTCGTCCAAAATACGAGGACTGCAACACGACGCCATGTCCTTCGA TGACATGTCCGCGGGGTCAAGTATATCGTTACAATACAAGCTCTTCGTGTTGTGTTCCTTCTCTGAGCCCATTCAAGTGCGGAAGTTTCAAACTTGATTCGAATATTGTCGGTGGAACAGATTCTAAACCATCTGAATGGCCGTGGATG CTGCTTTTTCGAATGGGCAACAAGCAATCTGTAAACTTCGTTTATTGTGGTGGAAGCTTGATTAACTCGAAATGGGCGATAACTGCCGCTCACTGCGTAAC ATCTTGGATTTACATGCCTCAGCACATCCGAATTCAGGCCGGGTTGAAGAAAATAAGAGGAAACGGCGGCCAGGTTAGCTATGGGAGGAGAGTGGTCATTCATCACTTTTATAACGGAGTTGCATTCGACGTTGCTTTAGTAGAG CTTGAAACACCCTTCATACTTGCTTCAAATGAAAACATCGATATTGGGGTTAGTCCAATCTGCCTTCCAAAGGGTGAAAGCACCCCAATCGATGCCCACTGCTATGCAATTGGTTGGGGAGCAG CTGATCCCTTCAACGTGTTGATTTCGCAACATTTGCAACACGTCCGGTTACGTAACCTCAATTTGTCGGTTTGCGAACACGCGTATCACAACGATTCCAAGTCGGGTTTTATCGACACTTCTTTTCTGTGCGTTGGAAAACTTTCTGGTGGAGCGGATACCTGCAtt GGAGACAGCGGAGGTCCATTAGTTTGTCAAAGCTCTTCATCCTGTTCTTGGTACTTGGCCGGGATAACTGCATTTGGATCCAAGACTTGCGGCGCCCCAGGGAAGCCAGGATTATACACGAAAGTTGAAGAGTTGGAAGTATGGATCGACTTAATGGTTAATTCTAATTCGACAGACGAAGACTTCATTTTCGCAGATCAGCCAGGATTGTCCTGA
- the LOC143445260 gene encoding uncharacterized protein LOC143445260, which translates to MPLPSPSDITPLIMLGLAVGLIVFVVLCTMSLNKFFEVKDRHRRREDKQLIGTAAPSDSEKLAEVFTLSWRQLEILQNEDPVFSSERSSVASNEEKQSLLENFKNVKNYNSLSDDEKNASPQKSDSSK; encoded by the exons ATGCCTCTACCGTCTCCATCTGATATAACTCCGTTAATTATGCTTGGCCTCGCTGTGGGGCTCATTGTATTTGTAGTTCTCTGTACCATGTcactaaacaaattttttgagGTAAAGGATAGGCATCGAAGAAGAGAAGACAAGCAACTGATAGGTACTGCCGCGCCTTCAGACAGCGAAAAGTTAGCTGAAGTTTTTACTTTATCATGGAG ACAACTCGagattttacaaaatgaaGACCCAGTCTTTTCATCTGAACGTTCTTCTGTCGCATCAAACGAGGAGAAACAATCTCTATTAGAAAATTTtaagaatgtaaaaaattacaactCTCTCAGCGATGATGAGAAAAATGCCAGCCCACAGAAATCAGATAGCTCAAAATGA
- the LOC143445258 gene encoding uncharacterized protein LOC143445258 isoform X2 — protein sequence MYTFGEGIWCGIWIIVAGVLGMSAGKQDASVCLINCHMGFGIVAILFAALLSVESGIHAGVTAYMPFRVLSIVQAINAGISFFSLIVSTSICCCCSTPQACCGTSCCVQPQGIPNQVIVFNQNPAARPAEIAQYIPANSPPAYFASVANQADTTPNEIKALSCNR from the exons ATGTATACTTTTGGAGAAGGCATTTGGTGCGGTATCTGG ATTATTGTCGCTGGTGTCCTGGGCATGAGTGCAGGAAAGCAAGACGCATCCGTTTGCTTG ataAACTGCCACATGGGCTTTGGAATCGTGGCAATTTTGTTTGCGGCTCTATTGAGTGTAGAGTCGGGAATTCACGCAGGAGTGACAGCTTAT ATGCCTTTCAGAGTTCTTTCAATTGTGCAAGCAATCAATGCTGGCATATCATTTTTTTCCCTTATTGTCAGCACGTCCATATGCTGTTGTTGTTCAACACCGCAGGCTTGTTGCGGCACGTCGTGCTGCGTACAG CCTCAGGGTATCCCAAATCAAGTTATTGTCTTCAACCAAAATCCCGCTGCTCGCCCAG CGGAAATTGCCCAATATATCCCAGCCAACTCACCTCCCGCCTATTTCGCATCGGTAGCAAACCAAGCAGACACCACACCGAACGAAATTAAAGCACTCTCCTGCAATCGCTGA
- the LOC143445258 gene encoding membrane-spanning 4-domains subfamily A member 18-like isoform X1 produces the protein MAPQTNLQMPVVVNAVEMPSIRHKSAVTKLGLAQVILGVLSVLIGVALIVMMVVVQSRYFISLAMYTFGEGIWCGIWIIVAGVLGMSAGKQDASVCLINCHMGFGIVAILFAALLSVESGIHAGVTAYMPFRVLSIVQAINAGISFFSLIVSTSICCCCSTPQACCGTSCCVQPQGIPNQVIVFNQNPAARPAEIAQYIPANSPPAYFASVANQADTTPNEIKALSCNR, from the exons ATGGCTCCCCAGACAAATTTACAGATGCCCGTCGTAGTGAATGCGGTTGAAATGCCGTCAATAAGACACAAAAGTGCGGTCACAAAGCTTGGG cTTGCACAAGTTATACTCGGTGTGCTGAGTGTCCTAATTGGAGTCGCTTTAATTGTCATGATGGTTGTTGTTCAATCCAGATATTTCATTTCCTTGGCCATGTATACTTTTGGAGAAGGCATTTGGTGCGGTATCTGG ATTATTGTCGCTGGTGTCCTGGGCATGAGTGCAGGAAAGCAAGACGCATCCGTTTGCTTG ataAACTGCCACATGGGCTTTGGAATCGTGGCAATTTTGTTTGCGGCTCTATTGAGTGTAGAGTCGGGAATTCACGCAGGAGTGACAGCTTAT ATGCCTTTCAGAGTTCTTTCAATTGTGCAAGCAATCAATGCTGGCATATCATTTTTTTCCCTTATTGTCAGCACGTCCATATGCTGTTGTTGTTCAACACCGCAGGCTTGTTGCGGCACGTCGTGCTGCGTACAG CCTCAGGGTATCCCAAATCAAGTTATTGTCTTCAACCAAAATCCCGCTGCTCGCCCAG CGGAAATTGCCCAATATATCCCAGCCAACTCACCTCCCGCCTATTTCGCATCGGTAGCAAACCAAGCAGACACCACACCGAACGAAATTAAAGCACTCTCCTGCAATCGCTGA
- the LOC143446886 gene encoding uncharacterized protein LOC143446886: MDGPANEENDSRKKTQPLHRNAPFVFGNQTLHNVQVLENAPDETPDRWGKIVLFVLGVLVMFLGAVCIGLAVAILDIQLTNDDLSIQAVTFGEGIWCGFWIALAGFFSIILSIRTAGFCLVCFHLAFQMCGILFAAALVIIESVHASFLTTKSQFMVLKLLMAILSGVALILLISTLLFCFCKLAYLYRREIYTVQYSQDLKAVPLETNDTEKRGKKGKTGHWQKIVLYALGVIVVLLGATCIGLGIALVVIGASNGCSFHSLIPGEGIWCGIWIVLPGFFSIILSIRSFTFCLVCTHFVLHICGILFAIALVIIGSVHAASLNSTENQLLLINLTKLILAFFALIALILSLIIFHCKIAHLYRRQVQKPSFFAFGGSAQNQGVVEMQLSKKEIRTSNLYELTPIPTRRSSKKITESAETTQGKNEESSFQEVVVHVPAMFITLDEDKHATNYDVQEAVDDSTGEEVKDQNLVPTFMDKDASSAHIYELTPFASHKNSSVEDEENPETSTDLSSETPGRGVDDLISAKPQRVMNFIEVSLAKKKLKQSSLDDIENGNENPHEADELNNSDSERGSASNTPLQNTKSSAYVKLTKNWGKPDGKPELSDTSDTDKDFSSPSKNQGGSVSRHEAVLPIAEKDDQLPNNSHDEEKQDRESKDTRADIPLASGNDSVAIDNPQLATEKKKEKKKSSFSSWLSKFRKKSKKDKYNIDPIESVSTHSSNLDVKLGPNYPKPSTRMELEDKMNDSIATIPSKSPPDNDNKSSCASERDSPSLQPDSEKLCSEENPQEESPTSTATKDEDNNTMDSSTFVDMKSIEVQPRSKKRPKRVKRSQSISPAPFSRKRHNAGDRQSPHESSSTTSSSSSSSSDENEKVNLVDPLYENMEVIKTVTGAIQDDRESDESSKGSERNEESDRSTLESKFEKSSATASQVVDGQLINNTKINKPESRKNLDVSFKKDDNCPAPTEATDKKTSPRWSALLKDTSSWTFTSVMVEGEEEAQTNYLTEARKSIYSPDIDITGSIQSSDSKKDHDRVISRPGNDDTLVVQKNTIQIPGLETDSKRCSLYMTLDEQ; encoded by the exons ATGGATGGACCCGCCAACGAAGAAAATGATTCAAGAAAGAAAACTCAACCTTTGCACCGAAATGCTCCTTTCGTTTTTGGC AATCAAACTTTGCATAACGTTCAAG TTCTTGAAAATGCACCAGATGAAACACCTGATCGGTGGGGAAAAATCGTTTTGTTCGTATTGGGC GTTTTGGTGATGTTTTTGGGCGCCGTTTGCATTGGACTGGCAGTTGCAATACTTGACATACAATTGACAAATGATGATTTGAGTATCCAAGCAGTAACGTTTGGAGAAGGCATTTGGTGTGGCTTTTGG ATTGCATTGGCTGGATTCTTTTCCATTATTCTAAGTATCCGGACGGCCGGATTTTGTTTG GTTTGTTTTCATCTTGCTTTCCAAATGTGCGGGATACTTTTTGCGGCTGCTTTGGTTATCATTGAATCAGTTCACGCGTCTTTTTTGACCACG aAAAGTCAATTCATGGTGTTAAAACTGCTCATGGCAATCCTTTCAGGTGTAGCActgattttgttgatttccactctgcttttttgcttttgcaaattAGCATATCTCTATCGAAGAGAG ATTTATACTGTGCAATACAGCCAAG ATTTGAAAGCTGTGCCGTTAGAAACAAACGACACGGAAAAGCGGGGCAAAAAAGGGAAAACCGGTCATTGGCAAAAAATTGTGTTGTACGCTTTGGGC GTTATTGTAGTTCTTTTGGGCGCTACCTGCATCGGACTTGGAATTGCATTGGTGGTGATAGGCGCATCAAATGGCTGTTCTTTTCACTCATTAATTCCTGGAGAGGGCATTTGGTGTGGAATATGG aTTGTCCTGCCAGGATTCTTTTCCATTATACTTAGCATTCGCTCTTTTACTTTCTGTTTG GTTTGCACCCATTTTGTCCTTCACATTTGTGGGATCTTATTTGCAATTGCTTTGGTTATCATTGGATCAGTTCATGCGGCTTCGCTGAATAGCACG gaaAATCAGCTTCTGCTGATAAACTTGACAAAGCTAATTCTTGCCTTCTTTGCCTTGATTGCGCTTATTTTATCTTTGATAATCTTTCACTGCAAGATAGCGCATCTCTACCGGAGACAG GTCCAGAAGCCGAGTTTCTTTGCATTTGGAGGTTCCGCACAAAATCAAG GTGTTGTCGAGATGCAACTATCTAAAAAAGAGATAAGGACAAGCAACCTTTATGAACTGACTCCAATACCAACTCGACGCAGCAGCAAGAAGATCACAGAGAGCGCCGAAACCACTCAAGGAAAGAATGAAGAATCATCGTTCCAGGAGGTGGTGGTTCACGTTCCTGCAATGTTCATTACGTTGGATGAAGATAAACATGCAACGAACTATGACGTTCAGGAAGCTGTTGATGATTCAACTGGTGAAGAAGTTAAAGACCAAAATCTTGTACCAACATTTATGGACAAGGACGCAAGTTCGGCTCACATCTACGAACTTACGCCCTTCGCAAGCCACAAGAACTCTAGCGTTGAGGACGAAGAAAATCCAGAAACTTCCACAGACTTATCGAGTGAAACTCCCGGTAGAGGTGTAGATGATTTGATTTCTGCTAAACCTCAACGCGTGATGAATTTTATCGAAGTTTCCCTTGCCAAGAAAAAGTTAAAGCAGTCATCTCTTGATGATATAGAAAATGGAAATGAAAATCCCCATGAAGCTGATGAGCTCAATAATTCAGATTCTGAGCGAGGCAGCGCTTCTAATACGCCtttgcaaaatacaaaatcaaGCGCTTATGTTAAGTTGACCAAGAACTGGGGAAAGCCCGATGGCAAGCCTGAATTGTCAGATACTTCCGACACCGACAAGGATTTTTCCAGTCCTTCGAAGAACCAAGGCGGTTCCGTAAGCAGGCATGAAGCAGTCTTACCGATCGCTGAAAAAGACGACCAACTTCCAAATAACTCCCATGATGAAGAGAAGCAAGATCGTGAATCTAAAGATACACGGGCTGACATACCTCTTGCGTCTGGAAATGATTCGGTTGCCATAGATAACCCACAGCTTGCAACAGAgaagaaaaaagagaaaaagaaaTCTTCATTTTCCTCATGGCTgtcaaaatttagaaaaaaatctaaaaaagaTAAATACAATATCGATCCGATTGAATCAGTTTCAACACATTCTTCTAATCTGGACGTTAAACTAGGTCCTAATTATCCTAAACCCAGTACCAGAATGGAACTGGAAGACAAAATGAACGACTCTATCGCGACTATTCCATCCAAGAGTCCTCCAGATAATGACAACAAAAGTAGTTGCGCATCAGAACGTGATTCACCGTCTTTACAGCCTGACTCGGAAAAGCTTTGCTCAGAAGAAAATCCGCAAGAAGAATCACCAACTTCTACCGCAACGAAAGATGAAGATAATAATACAATGGACTCTTCAACATTCGTCGACATGAAATCTATCGAAGTACAACCTCGATCAAAGAAAAGGCCGAAGCGCGTGAAGCGTTCACAGTCGATAAGTCCAGCGCCTTTTTCTAGAAAACGTCACAATGCTGGAGATAGGCAAAGTCCTCACGAATCCTCTTCCACAACATCCAGCAGCTCATCATCTAGTTCTGATGAAAAtgagaaagtgaatttagttgATCCATTGTATGAGAATATGGAAGTGATCAAAACTGTAACTGGGGCTATACAAGATGATAGAGAATCAGATGAGAGCTCTAAGGGATCAGAAAGAAATGAAGAGTCAGATCGTTCTACTTTAGAGAGCAAATTTGAAAAGTCAAGCGCAACAGCAAGCCAGGTTGTTGACGGCCAATTGATCAATAACACCAAGATTAACAAACCAGAGTCTCGAAAGAATTTAGATGTATCCTTTAAGAAAGATGACAACTGTCCAGCGCCAACAGAAGCAACAGATAAAAAAACAAGTCCACGCTGGTCAGCTCTTCTCAAGGATACTAGCAGCTGGACATTTACAAGTGTCATGGTGGAAGGAGAAGAAGAAGCACAAACAAATTATCTAACTGAGGCCCGCAAATCAATCTATTCTCCCGATATTGATATCACTGGTTCTATCCAATCTTCCGACAGCAAGAAAGATCATGATCGTGTAATCAGCAGACCAGGAAATGACGATACGTTAGTTGTTCAAAAAAACACAATCCAGATTCCAGGCTTGGAAACGGATTCAAAAAGATGTTCTCTCTACATGACTTTAGATGAGCAGTAA